One genomic region from Nocardia vinacea encodes:
- a CDS encoding translation initiation factor IF-2 N-terminal domain-containing protein, translated as MADQEPLTTTSQDAEQLPERIRVHALAKRLGVTSKRILAKLAELGADARSAQSNVDRAVAESVREALGTVESEVVEPVAPETAAREPVAAEPEPVAPEPIATKPERGPIFSAPDQAIDQSESLPSGEQPAAHQPSVQLFTHLVPQESHVATPVVFEAAASVAAPLFLPPDATAAEAARRQRRAERDSRRAEEAAVETVEEEPETTEDESAEQQGEADQPRRRRRGRRGRGRGRGEQHADAESEGDDTEATDESAEDEQAAVKSETEAEPGDDTETEDDESGVPEGSSRRRRRRRRRKVAGDGADSEGVSEDDPPNTVVHEREPRNKSRSRATVDEVQGITGSTRLEAKRQRRRDGREAGRRRPPILTESEFLARREAVDRVMVVREKTFSEHPTATQVAVLEDNTLVEHFVTNTGSASMVGNVYLGKVQNVLPSMEAAFVDIGRGRNGVLYAGEVNWEAAGLGGKERKIEQALKPGDQVLVQVSKDPVGHKGARLTTQISLAGRFLVYVPGGSSTGISRKLPDTERKRLKEILRDIVPADAGVIIRTASEGVSEAELARDVERLQATWRTIEKAAEAKDNGAPKTLYEEPDLLVKVIRDLFNEDFSKLVIEGERSWSTVENYIRTVAPDMLARVSRHENNGVDVFETYRIDEQLAKALDRKVWLPSGGTLVIDRTEAMTVIDVNTGKFTGAGGSNLEETVTRNNLEAAEEIVRQMRLRDIGGMIVVDFIDMVLESNRDLVLRRLTEALGRDRTRHQVSEVTSLGLVQMTRKKLGTGLVEAFSTTCEHCHGRGLVVHTYPVELTGAEDSTRGGRETGSRRRRGRDKGAAASAPAAASNGTAHAAEDEVEIAVKRAHPVALAMAAHQSEDEQPEDVADLGDVAVAEAVADVVAASDEARVEEVVVSESVAAVAEEAAEAVAEEVAEAEVVAEEAVEPASEEVVAPVAAAASTSVADEPAESAAEPVAASSNGVPESAAPRSTGRRRRVARSASAPAADSAGAVFVLPTADQGSAGPVVDYTADVPVVVPTRKPRRRAVGRPAGPPVDDAN; from the coding sequence CACGTAGTGCGCAATCGAATGTCGATCGCGCGGTAGCGGAATCTGTCCGCGAAGCGCTCGGCACGGTGGAATCGGAGGTCGTCGAACCCGTGGCGCCCGAGACCGCCGCGCGAGAGCCGGTTGCGGCCGAGCCCGAGCCGGTAGCGCCGGAGCCGATTGCGACCAAGCCCGAGCGGGGGCCCATTTTTTCCGCACCGGACCAGGCGATCGACCAGTCCGAATCGCTGCCGTCGGGGGAGCAGCCTGCGGCGCATCAGCCGTCGGTGCAGCTGTTCACCCATTTGGTTCCGCAAGAGTCGCACGTAGCGACGCCGGTCGTCTTCGAGGCCGCAGCCTCGGTCGCCGCACCGCTGTTCCTACCGCCGGACGCCACGGCCGCCGAGGCAGCGCGTCGGCAGCGTCGGGCCGAGCGCGACAGCCGTCGCGCCGAGGAAGCCGCGGTCGAAACCGTCGAGGAAGAGCCCGAAACCACCGAGGACGAGTCGGCCGAACAGCAGGGCGAGGCGGACCAGCCGCGTCGTCGTCGGCGGGGCCGTCGTGGTCGGGGTCGGGGCCGGGGTGAACAGCACGCCGACGCCGAATCCGAGGGCGACGACACCGAAGCCACAGACGAGAGTGCCGAGGACGAGCAGGCGGCGGTCAAGAGCGAGACCGAAGCCGAGCCCGGCGACGACACCGAGACCGAGGACGACGAATCCGGTGTGCCGGAGGGTTCGAGCCGCCGTCGCCGTCGCCGTCGTCGCCGCAAGGTGGCGGGGGACGGTGCCGACAGCGAGGGCGTCTCCGAGGACGATCCGCCGAATACCGTCGTGCACGAGCGTGAGCCGCGCAATAAGAGCCGCAGCCGCGCCACCGTCGACGAGGTGCAGGGCATCACCGGTTCGACCCGGCTCGAGGCCAAGCGGCAGCGTCGGCGTGACGGTCGCGAGGCCGGTCGCCGTCGCCCGCCGATCCTGACCGAGTCGGAGTTCCTGGCCCGCCGCGAGGCGGTGGACCGGGTCATGGTCGTGCGCGAGAAGACCTTCTCGGAGCACCCGACCGCGACCCAGGTCGCGGTGCTCGAGGACAATACCCTGGTCGAGCACTTCGTCACCAATACCGGCTCGGCGTCGATGGTCGGCAATGTCTACCTCGGCAAGGTGCAGAATGTGTTGCCCTCGATGGAGGCGGCATTCGTCGATATCGGCCGCGGCCGCAACGGTGTGCTCTACGCCGGTGAGGTGAACTGGGAGGCCGCCGGTCTCGGCGGTAAGGAGCGCAAGATCGAACAGGCGCTCAAGCCCGGCGATCAGGTGCTGGTCCAGGTCTCCAAGGATCCGGTCGGGCACAAGGGCGCCCGGCTGACCACCCAGATCAGCCTGGCCGGACGCTTCCTGGTGTACGTGCCCGGCGGTTCGTCCACCGGTATCAGCCGCAAGCTGCCCGATACCGAGCGCAAACGGCTCAAGGAGATCCTGCGCGATATCGTGCCCGCCGACGCCGGAGTGATCATCCGCACCGCGTCGGAGGGTGTCAGCGAGGCCGAACTGGCCCGCGACGTCGAGCGGCTGCAGGCGACCTGGCGCACCATCGAGAAGGCCGCCGAGGCCAAGGACAACGGCGCGCCCAAGACGCTGTACGAAGAGCCGGACCTGTTGGTCAAGGTCATCCGTGATCTGTTCAACGAGGACTTCTCCAAGCTGGTCATCGAGGGCGAGCGGTCCTGGAGCACCGTCGAGAACTACATCCGCACGGTCGCGCCGGATATGCTCGCCCGGGTCTCCCGGCACGAGAACAACGGTGTCGACGTCTTCGAGACCTATCGGATCGATGAACAGCTCGCCAAGGCGCTCGATCGCAAGGTGTGGCTGCCCTCGGGCGGCACCCTGGTAATCGACCGGACCGAGGCGATGACCGTCATCGACGTCAATACCGGCAAGTTCACCGGTGCGGGCGGCAGCAATCTGGAAGAGACGGTCACCAGGAACAACCTGGAGGCGGCCGAGGAGATCGTGCGCCAGATGCGGCTGCGCGATATCGGCGGCATGATCGTCGTCGACTTCATCGATATGGTGCTGGAGTCGAACCGGGATCTGGTGCTGCGCAGGCTGACCGAGGCATTGGGCCGCGACCGCACCCGCCACCAGGTCTCCGAGGTGACCTCGCTCGGCCTGGTGCAGATGACCCGCAAGAAGCTCGGCACCGGTCTGGTCGAGGCGTTCTCTACGACCTGTGAGCACTGCCATGGTCGGGGCCTCGTCGTGCACACCTACCCGGTGGAGCTCACCGGTGCCGAGGACAGCACGCGCGGTGGCCGGGAGACCGGGTCGCGGCGGCGGCGTGGCCGGGACAAGGGTGCGGCGGCGAGTGCGCCCGCCGCGGCCAGCAATGGCACCGCGCATGCTGCCGAAGACGAGGTGGAGATCGCGGTCAAGCGAGCGCATCCGGTGGCGTTGGCGATGGCGGCGCATCAGTCGGAGGATGAGCAGCCAGAGGATGTTGCGGACCTCGGGGACGTCGCGGTGGCAGAAGCCGTTGCGGATGTCGTCGCCGCAAGCGATGAGGCTCGGGTCGAGGAGGTCGTTGTCTCCGAGTCCGTTGCGGCCGTCGCTGAGGAAGCCGCGGAGGCGGTAGCCGAGGAAGTCGCGGAGGCGGAAGTGGTGGCCGAGGAGGCCGTCGAGCCCGCATCCGAGGAAGTCGTCGCGCCGGTCGCTGCCGCGGCTTCGACGTCCGTGGCGGATGAACCCGCTGAGTCTGCGGCAGAGCCGGTTGCGGCCTCGTCCAACGGTGTCCCCGAATCCGCGGCACCCCGTTCTACCGGCCGCAGACGTCGCGTCGCGCGTTCGGCCTCCGCACCGGCCGCCGACAGCGCCGGGGCCGTCTTCGTGCTGCCGACGGCGGATCAGGGGTCGGCAGGGCCTGTCGTGGACTACACGGCGGATGTGCCGGTCGTGGTGCCGACGCGCAAGCCGCGCCGCCGGGCCGTCGGTCGCCCCGCCGGACCGCCGGTGGACGACGCGAACTGA
- the rplU gene encoding 50S ribosomal protein L21 has product MATYAIVKTGGKQYKVAVGDLVKVEKIEGAPGSSVALAPVLVVNGAELTTDADKLAKVSVAAEVVEHTKGPKIRIHKFKNKTGYHKRQGHRQPLTVLKVTGIK; this is encoded by the coding sequence ATGGCAACGTACGCGATCGTCAAGACCGGCGGAAAGCAGTACAAGGTCGCGGTCGGTGACCTGGTGAAGGTCGAGAAGATCGAGGGTGCGCCGGGTTCGTCCGTGGCGCTGGCCCCGGTTCTCGTGGTGAACGGCGCCGAGCTGACCACCGATGCGGACAAGCTGGCGAAGGTTTCTGTGGCCGCCGAGGTCGTCGAGCACACCAAGGGCCCGAAGATCCGCATCCACAAGTTCAAGAACAAGACCGGCTACCACAAGCGTCAGGGTCACCGTCAGCCGCTGACGGTCCTCAAGGTCACCGGCATCAAGTAA
- the rpmA gene encoding 50S ribosomal protein L27, which produces MAHKKGASSSRNGRDSNAQRLGVKRFGGQTVSAGEILVRQRGTHFHPGVLVGRGGDDTLFALAAGKVEFGTKRGRKTVNIVVPEPAEA; this is translated from the coding sequence ATGGCACATAAGAAGGGTGCATCCAGCTCCCGCAACGGTCGCGACTCGAACGCCCAGCGACTCGGCGTCAAGCGTTTCGGTGGCCAGACCGTTTCGGCGGGCGAGATCCTGGTTCGCCAGCGTGGCACGCACTTCCACCCCGGTGTGCTCGTCGGCCGTGGCGGCGACGACACTCTGTTCGCCCTGGCGGCGGGCAAGGTCGAGTTCGGTACCAAGCGTGGCCGCAAGACCGTCAACATCGTCGTTCCGGAGCCGGCCGAGGCCTGA
- the obgE gene encoding GTPase ObgE: MSKFIDRVVLHVRAGKGGHGCASVRREKFMPLGGPDGGNGGRGGDVILEVDPNVHTLLDFHFHPHAKASNGKPGEGSNRDGKQGTDLVLKVPDGTVVLDDDGKVVVDLVGSGNKFIVARGGRGGLGNAALASKARKAPGFALLGEDGDEGELVLELKSVADVGLVGFPSAGKSSLVSVLSAAKPKIADYPFTTLVPNLGVVSSGDTTFTIADVPGLIPGASEGRGLGLDFLRHLERCAVLAHVVDCATLEPGRDPVSDVDALEAELAAYQPALDADTGLGELADRPRVVILNKVDVPDAAELAEMVTPEFTARGWPVFEISAVSRAGLRPLTFALAEMVEQYRTAHPKAAPKRPVIRPIAVNESGFSVIADPEEPGGFIVRGPQPERWVRQTQFDNDEAVGYLADRLARLGVEDELVKQGAEPGAPVTIGDVTFEWEPQISAGVDMVPTGRGTDIRLEQNDRISAAERKHASRVRRGLVKDDEE; encoded by the coding sequence ATGTCCAAATTCATCGACCGTGTCGTATTGCACGTACGTGCGGGCAAGGGTGGTCACGGCTGCGCCTCCGTGCGCCGCGAGAAGTTCATGCCGCTCGGCGGACCGGACGGCGGCAATGGCGGACGCGGCGGGGATGTGATCCTCGAGGTCGACCCGAATGTGCACACCCTGCTGGACTTCCACTTCCATCCGCATGCCAAGGCGAGCAACGGCAAGCCCGGCGAGGGCAGCAACCGCGACGGTAAGCAGGGCACCGATCTGGTGCTGAAGGTCCCCGACGGCACCGTGGTGCTCGACGACGACGGCAAGGTGGTCGTCGATCTGGTCGGTTCGGGCAATAAGTTCATCGTGGCCCGTGGCGGACGCGGCGGCCTCGGCAATGCCGCGCTGGCCTCCAAGGCGCGCAAGGCGCCCGGTTTCGCGCTGCTCGGCGAGGACGGCGATGAAGGCGAACTCGTCCTCGAGTTGAAGTCCGTCGCTGATGTGGGGCTGGTCGGGTTCCCGTCGGCGGGTAAGTCCTCGCTGGTGTCGGTGCTCTCGGCCGCCAAGCCGAAGATCGCGGACTACCCGTTCACCACGCTGGTGCCCAATCTCGGTGTGGTCTCCAGCGGAGACACCACCTTCACCATCGCCGATGTGCCCGGTCTGATTCCGGGCGCGAGCGAGGGACGTGGGCTCGGGCTGGATTTTCTGCGGCATCTGGAGCGCTGCGCGGTGCTCGCGCACGTCGTCGACTGTGCGACCCTCGAGCCGGGACGCGATCCGGTCTCCGATGTCGATGCGCTCGAGGCCGAACTCGCCGCCTACCAACCGGCTCTGGATGCCGATACCGGACTCGGTGAACTGGCCGATCGGCCGCGTGTGGTGATCCTGAACAAGGTCGATGTGCCCGATGCCGCCGAGTTGGCGGAGATGGTCACGCCCGAATTCACCGCACGTGGCTGGCCGGTCTTCGAGATCTCGGCGGTGAGCCGGGCGGGCCTGCGTCCCTTGACCTTTGCGCTCGCCGAGATGGTCGAGCAGTATCGGACCGCGCATCCGAAGGCCGCGCCGAAGCGTCCGGTGATCCGCCCGATCGCGGTGAACGAGTCCGGCTTCAGCGTGATCGCCGACCCCGAGGAGCCGGGCGGCTTCATCGTGCGCGGGCCGCAGCCGGAGCGCTGGGTGCGCCAGACCCAGTTCGACAACGACGAAGCCGTCGGCTACCTCGCCGACCGCCTGGCCCGCCTCGGTGTCGAAGACGAACTTGTGAAGCAGGGCGCCGAGCCCGGTGCACCGGTCACCATCGGCGATGTCACGTTCGAGTGGGAGCCGCAGATCTCCGCAGGTGTGGATATGGTGCCCACCGGCCGCGGCACCGACATCCGCCTGGAGCAGAACGACCGGATCAGCGCCGCCGAACGCAAACACGCGTCCCGAGTACGCCGTGGTCTGGTCAAGGACGACGAGGAATAA
- the proB gene encoding glutamate 5-kinase, whose amino-acid sequence MSQSGLSEARTAIASARSVVVKIGSSALTSLKGGLDMARLDRLADAVEARMRAGSDVVVVSSGAIGAGLAPLGLTSRPRDLATKQAAASVGQLALAHAWGTSFARFGRTVGQVLLSADDFSRREHHRNAQRTLDRLRSLGAVAVVNENDTVATEEIRFGDNDRLAALVAHLVGADALVLLSDVEGLYDGDPRKGAANFIPEVRSSADLDGVIAGSGGALGTGGMASKLSAARLAADAGVPVLLAAATEADIALSAGTVGTAFAARPVRLSARKFWVRHAADSRGAILIDEGAVQAVAQRRRSLLAAGIIGVRGRFHGGDVVDLIAPDNRIVARGVVEYDSAELSGMLGRSTTELPDTMQRPVIHADDLVKI is encoded by the coding sequence ATGTCGCAGTCCGGGCTGAGTGAGGCCAGGACGGCGATTGCTTCGGCGCGCAGTGTGGTGGTGAAGATCGGTTCTTCGGCGCTGACCAGCCTAAAGGGCGGTCTCGATATGGCGCGACTGGATCGGCTGGCCGATGCGGTGGAGGCGCGGATGCGGGCCGGGTCCGATGTGGTCGTGGTTTCGTCCGGTGCGATCGGTGCGGGTCTCGCTCCGCTTGGGTTGACAAGTCGCCCAAGGGATCTGGCTACCAAGCAGGCTGCGGCCAGCGTCGGGCAGTTGGCGTTGGCGCATGCGTGGGGGACCTCGTTCGCGCGGTTCGGGCGGACGGTCGGGCAGGTGCTCTTGAGCGCCGACGACTTCTCGCGCCGTGAGCATCACCGCAATGCCCAGCGCACCCTGGACCGGTTGCGCTCCCTCGGCGCGGTCGCTGTCGTGAACGAAAACGACACCGTCGCAACGGAAGAGATCCGCTTCGGCGATAACGACCGCCTCGCCGCACTGGTTGCCCATCTGGTCGGCGCGGACGCGCTGGTGCTGCTCTCCGATGTCGAGGGCCTCTATGACGGCGATCCGCGCAAGGGCGCCGCCAACTTCATACCCGAGGTCCGCAGCAGCGCCGACCTCGACGGCGTCATCGCGGGCAGCGGCGGCGCACTCGGCACCGGCGGCATGGCCTCCAAACTCTCCGCGGCCCGGCTGGCAGCCGACGCGGGCGTCCCCGTTCTGCTGGCCGCCGCCACCGAGGCCGATATCGCGCTCAGCGCGGGCACGGTCGGTACCGCCTTCGCCGCCCGCCCGGTCCGCCTCTCCGCCCGCAAATTCTGGGTCCGTCACGCCGCCGACAGCCGCGGCGCCATCCTCATCGATGAGGGCGCCGTCCAAGCCGTCGCCCAACGCCGTCGCTCCCTGCTCGCCGCAGGCATCATCGGCGTCCGCGGCCGCTTCCACGGCGGCGACGTCGTCGACCTCATCGCTCCCGACAACCGCATAGTCGCTCGCGGCGTGGTCGAATACGACAGCGCCGAACTATCCGGCATGCTCGGCCGCTCCACTACCGAACTCCCGGACACCATGCAACGCCCGGTAATCCACGCCGACGACCTGGTCAAGATTTAG
- a CDS encoding ESX secretion-associated protein EspG, whose translation MGWTFTPDEFAHVWRETEVDRHPYPLRILETPRTEAEADKLRAQLEERLPPRSDPDLSACLRIMAAPHTRIVAIGGGHGPGTEIRLLACAIYDRAVLAIQEPGSGPDFGGRVRLSIGLSAKLGARIAALLPVVPAGHEPARAASADAIRDNETVVVAQRAVPSIRRLLLKPHTAEGHIRIEGRLDHPSPQPPIHYTWIDVKGDGRYLIKAGDTVHIVPASAEQLATQLQKRIPAQAR comes from the coding sequence GTGGGTTGGACCTTCACCCCGGACGAGTTCGCCCATGTCTGGCGCGAGACCGAAGTGGACCGTCACCCGTATCCGCTGCGCATTCTCGAGACCCCGAGAACCGAGGCCGAAGCCGATAAATTGCGCGCACAGTTGGAGGAGCGACTACCGCCGCGCAGCGATCCGGACCTATCGGCGTGCCTGCGAATCATGGCCGCACCACACACCAGGATCGTAGCGATCGGCGGCGGACATGGTCCCGGCACCGAGATCCGGCTACTGGCCTGTGCGATCTACGACCGCGCCGTCCTCGCCATCCAGGAACCTGGTTCCGGACCGGACTTCGGTGGGCGCGTGCGACTTTCGATCGGGCTCAGTGCCAAGCTCGGCGCGCGGATCGCCGCATTGCTGCCCGTGGTCCCGGCCGGACACGAACCGGCGCGGGCGGCATCCGCCGATGCGATCCGCGACAACGAGACAGTGGTCGTAGCCCAGCGAGCGGTGCCGTCGATCCGGCGTCTGCTGCTCAAGCCGCATACCGCCGAGGGGCATATCCGGATCGAGGGGCGGCTGGACCACCCATCGCCGCAGCCGCCGATCCACTACACCTGGATCGATGTCAAGGGCGACGGGCGCTATCTGATCAAGGCCGGCGATACCGTGCACATCGTGCCCGCCTCGGCCGAACAACTCGCTACGCAGCTGCAGAAACGCATTCCCGCGCAGGCCCGATAA
- a CDS encoding PEP/pyruvate-binding domain-containing protein, giving the protein MQVLGPWTDSATFAALGGGKARGLYTLHNGGFRVPDWAVLGTDVFNRFLIETAADADLAAIVLNVTSSDDLDSALAAGAELRAAIVDAPLPQPVLELIADAYDRLGAGAIAVRSSAVVEDGPGQSYAGQFDSFLNVNGVDAVAARVRDCWASAFSERSIRYAFAHGQSRADAIAVVLQRLIDARSSGVMFTANPISGAADELVVSAVYGLGEGLVSGAVDADSVVVDKSSGMVLETTVGDKDRSYAPAGEQGCAVLEVEQQRRESAVLADAELAELVEWGRKLEVDFGAPQDIEWAIDADGLWFLQSRPITTTVTDGPVRGAVLRGAGEELADRDERIWDNSNIIESFSGITSPLTYTTAADIYGRVYHGYAKSLRVPDAQLRQTDRWTPVLLGYFHGRVYYNLLHWYRMVGIAPGYPLNRKVLEAALGVDEPLPDEIAKTLRPFTFRTPLTRLRSRAITTVTYVRRLFGIDDMVERFMTDFYRVYDEYDALDYSTLTGEQAYAAYRKVDRDLVERWGPLMVLDAILLTCTGLMYLLTKLLLPKAPEWFLYAVVGPGADVESAEPARAMTELAQFVRQDPELVSLINSTVPEQIYDAVRDRTEFCDRIESYIDRYGYRSLDELKLETADLRENPASLFIMLRSAIGRVGEAAQHSRSAEADEYLDANLRGFRRRIYERLRGKVNRCAAHRERLRFCRTRAFGMVKRMIRVMGRDLVARGVIDEFDDVFALTVQELRGCYDSGAASSDLQAVASGAVSSDLQAVASGAVPSDPHAAAGGGLRDLVAARKAQRARDAELVAPARFVTSGPTFGRAELARQGWVPVTDTPAATVGTVLPGTPSASGIVEGAAVVVDEPRDVAGGILVAYRTDPGWVAALPSAPALVIERGSPLTHVAIVARELGVPTVVQVKDLTKKIRSGMGIRVDGTNGTVTVLSGGELRDEAG; this is encoded by the coding sequence TTGCAGGTACTCGGACCGTGGACCGACTCGGCGACATTTGCCGCGCTGGGTGGGGGTAAAGCACGTGGGTTGTACACCTTGCACAATGGTGGCTTCCGGGTCCCTGACTGGGCGGTGCTCGGTACCGACGTCTTCAACCGATTCCTTATCGAGACCGCCGCGGACGCCGATTTGGCGGCTATTGTGTTAAATGTCACATCATCGGACGATCTGGATTCGGCGCTGGCCGCCGGGGCGGAACTACGCGCCGCGATCGTCGATGCGCCACTGCCGCAGCCGGTCCTCGAACTGATCGCCGATGCTTACGACCGCCTGGGGGCGGGCGCGATCGCGGTTCGATCGTCGGCCGTCGTCGAGGACGGTCCCGGCCAGTCCTATGCGGGCCAGTTCGATTCGTTCCTCAATGTCAACGGTGTCGACGCGGTCGCGGCGCGCGTGCGTGACTGCTGGGCGTCGGCATTCTCGGAACGGTCCATCCGCTATGCCTTCGCGCACGGACAGTCGCGCGCCGACGCCATAGCCGTTGTGCTGCAACGCCTTATCGATGCGCGGTCCAGCGGAGTGATGTTCACCGCGAACCCGATCAGCGGCGCCGCAGACGAATTGGTCGTCAGTGCGGTGTACGGGCTCGGTGAGGGGTTGGTGTCGGGTGCGGTGGACGCCGATTCGGTTGTGGTCGACAAATCCTCCGGCATGGTGCTGGAAACGACTGTGGGAGATAAGGATCGGAGCTATGCACCCGCCGGGGAGCAGGGCTGCGCGGTGCTCGAGGTCGAGCAGCAGCGCCGCGAGAGCGCTGTGCTGGCCGATGCCGAACTGGCCGAATTGGTGGAGTGGGGGCGCAAGCTGGAGGTCGATTTCGGTGCGCCGCAGGACATCGAGTGGGCCATCGATGCCGACGGCCTCTGGTTCCTGCAGTCGCGGCCGATCACCACGACGGTCACCGACGGCCCGGTGCGCGGTGCGGTACTGCGCGGCGCCGGTGAGGAGCTCGCCGACCGCGATGAGCGAATCTGGGACAACTCCAACATCATCGAGAGTTTCAGCGGCATCACCTCTCCGCTGACCTACACGACCGCCGCCGACATCTACGGCCGCGTGTACCACGGTTACGCGAAATCGCTGCGGGTGCCCGACGCGCAACTGCGCCAGACCGATCGCTGGACTCCGGTGCTACTCGGCTACTTTCACGGCCGGGTCTACTACAACCTGCTGCACTGGTACCGGATGGTGGGTATCGCACCTGGGTATCCGTTGAACCGGAAGGTGTTGGAGGCCGCGCTCGGCGTCGACGAACCGCTGCCCGACGAGATCGCGAAGACCTTGCGCCCGTTCACCTTCCGCACGCCACTGACCCGGCTGCGGTCGCGGGCGATCACCACGGTGACCTATGTGCGGCGGCTGTTCGGTATCGACGATATGGTCGAGCGCTTCATGACCGACTTCTACCGCGTCTACGACGAATACGATGCGCTCGACTATTCGACGCTGACCGGCGAACAGGCCTACGCGGCTTATCGCAAGGTCGACCGGGACCTGGTCGAGCGCTGGGGTCCGCTGATGGTCCTGGACGCAATCCTGTTGACCTGCACCGGTCTGATGTATCTGCTGACCAAACTGCTGCTGCCGAAGGCGCCGGAGTGGTTCTTGTACGCCGTTGTCGGCCCTGGCGCGGATGTCGAATCCGCCGAACCGGCCCGTGCCATGACCGAGCTCGCGCAGTTCGTACGCCAAGATCCCGAACTGGTGTCGTTGATCAATTCGACCGTGCCGGAACAGATTTACGACGCCGTGCGTGACCGCACCGAGTTCTGCGACCGGATCGAAAGTTACATCGATCGCTACGGCTACCGCAGCCTGGACGAGCTGAAGCTGGAAACCGCGGATCTGCGCGAAAATCCCGCGAGCCTGTTCATCATGCTGCGCAGCGCGATCGGCCGTGTCGGAGAGGCGGCACAGCACAGCCGCAGTGCGGAGGCCGACGAGTATCTCGACGCCAATCTGCGCGGCTTCCGGCGGCGGATCTATGAACGCCTGCGCGGCAAGGTGAATCGGTGCGCGGCGCATCGGGAGCGGCTGCGGTTCTGCCGCACCAGGGCCTTCGGCATGGTCAAGCGGATGATCCGGGTAATGGGCCGAGATCTGGTCGCGCGCGGTGTCATCGACGAATTCGACGATGTCTTCGCGCTGACCGTCCAGGAGTTGCGCGGCTGCTACGACAGCGGTGCCGCTTCGAGCGACCTGCAAGCAGTCGCTAGCGGTGCCGTTTCGAGCGACCTGCAAGCAGTCGCTAGCGGTGCCGTTCCGAGCGACCCGCACGCAGCCGCTGGCGGCGGCCTGCGCGATCTGGTCGCCGCACGGAAAGCCCAGCGCGCCAGGGACGCCGAGCTGGTCGCCCCGGCCCGCTTCGTCACCTCGGGGCCGACCTTCGGGCGCGCGGAGCTCGCGCGCCAGGGCTGGGTGCCGGTCACCGACACCCCGGCCGCGACCGTCGGCACCGTCCTGCCCGGCACGCCCTCGGCGTCCGGAATCGTCGAGGGCGCTGCGGTGGTCGTCGACGAGCCACGCGACGTGGCGGGCGGCATTCTGGTGGCATACCGCACCGATCCCGGTTGGGTGGCCGCGCTGCCCTCGGCGCCGGCGTTGGTGATCGAGCGCGGCAGTCCCCTCACCCATGTCGCGATCGTGGCACGGGAGTTGGGAGTTCCGACGGTGGTCCAAGTCAAAGACCTGACCAAGAAGATACGTTCTGGTATGGGAATACGGGTCGACGGCACGAACGGTACCGTTACCGTGCTGTCGGGAGGAGAGCTGCGGGATGAAGCCGGATAA